In a genomic window of Alkalihalobacillus sp. TS-13:
- a CDS encoding putative hydro-lyase, which translates to MREYRDISPAEARRLCRSNEWIKPTSGMAQGYTQANLVVLPRDLAFDFLLFCQRNPKPCPVLDVTDLGSPVPKMAAPDADLRVDLPKYNVYENGVLTREVTDIASLWDEEMVGFLLGCSFTFENALLEKGIPVRHIEEGCNVPMYKTNLNCVGAGSFDGNMVVSMRPIPARHVADAVRITSRFPSVHGAPVHIGHPEQIGIHDLAQPDFGEPVTVQKGEIPVFWACGVTPQNIAMTIKPELMITHSPGHMFITDWTDEEFEVL; encoded by the coding sequence ATGAGGGAATATCGTGATATAAGTCCAGCCGAGGCGAGACGGTTGTGTCGCTCGAATGAGTGGATCAAGCCGACATCTGGGATGGCACAGGGCTACACGCAGGCAAATCTTGTTGTTCTACCAAGAGACCTTGCTTTTGATTTCTTGTTGTTTTGCCAAAGGAATCCGAAGCCATGTCCAGTTCTTGATGTGACCGATCTCGGTTCTCCGGTTCCGAAGATGGCTGCTCCAGATGCTGACTTGCGGGTGGATTTGCCGAAGTATAATGTGTATGAAAATGGGGTTCTTACCCGAGAAGTGACGGATATCGCTTCGTTATGGGATGAAGAGATGGTCGGTTTTCTTTTAGGATGTAGTTTTACTTTTGAGAATGCCTTGTTGGAAAAAGGCATTCCTGTGCGGCATATTGAAGAAGGTTGCAATGTACCGATGTACAAGACCAATTTGAATTGTGTCGGAGCAGGATCCTTTGATGGGAACATGGTCGTCAGTATGAGACCGATCCCGGCTCGTCATGTAGCCGATGCGGTCCGGATCACCTCGAGATTTCCCTCTGTCCACGGGGCACCTGTGCATATCGGACATCCGGAACAAATTGGAATCCATGATTTGGCTCAACCAGACTTCGGAGAACCGGTAACGGTACAAAAAGGGGAAATACCAGTCTTCTGGGCATGTGGGGTAACACCTCAAAACATCGCAATGACTATCAAACCTGAGTTGATGATTACGCACTCACCTGGACATATGTTCATAACAGACTGGACCGATGAAGAGTTTGAGGTCCTATAA
- a CDS encoding NRAMP family divalent metal transporter gives MKQSNRSILLGAAFLMATSAIGPGFLTQTTYFTEALLASFGFVILVSIIIDIGAQLNIWRIIAVSERRTQDIANMVLPGLGYFVALLIVIGGLAFNIGNIAGAGLGSNVLLGVSPEIGALLSGIIAVGIFLLREANKVMDRFTQVLGFIMIALTVYVMFSASPPVGEAAVKTFVPDKIDFIAIVTLVGGTVGGYITFSGGHRLLDAGVKGVDNLPEVTKSSVSAIGIASIMRIFLFLATLGVVSQGLSLDPSNPPASVFQLAAGDIGYKIFGVIMWAAAITSVIGAAYTSVSFIRTFNPKLEKYHKWLIVGFISVSTFVFVSIGKPVSVLILAGALNGLILPISLGVMLIAAYNRKIVGDYKHPLWLTVFGGVIVIAMSYMGIITMIDQLPQLFQ, from the coding sequence ATGAAGCAGTCAAACAGAAGTATTTTGTTGGGTGCGGCGTTCCTGATGGCAACGTCGGCTATCGGACCAGGATTTCTTACACAAACAACCTACTTTACAGAAGCATTGTTAGCAAGTTTCGGATTCGTCATTTTAGTATCGATCATCATTGATATCGGAGCACAACTGAACATCTGGCGAATTATTGCCGTTTCAGAGAGAAGGACACAAGACATTGCGAACATGGTTTTACCTGGACTCGGTTATTTCGTAGCGTTGTTGATCGTCATTGGAGGATTGGCTTTCAATATTGGAAACATCGCAGGGGCTGGGTTAGGTTCTAACGTTTTGCTGGGCGTTTCACCTGAAATAGGTGCATTGTTGAGTGGAATCATCGCTGTCGGGATCTTTCTTTTACGTGAAGCGAATAAGGTCATGGACCGATTCACACAGGTTTTAGGCTTCATCATGATCGCCCTTACGGTTTATGTCATGTTCTCTGCGTCTCCACCTGTTGGAGAAGCGGCGGTCAAGACATTTGTTCCTGATAAAATTGATTTCATCGCGATTGTAACATTAGTCGGGGGAACAGTCGGAGGCTATATCACATTTTCAGGTGGACATCGATTACTGGATGCAGGTGTAAAAGGCGTCGATAATCTACCTGAAGTGACAAAGAGTTCTGTCTCCGCAATCGGGATCGCATCAATCATGCGGATTTTCCTATTCCTAGCTACATTAGGTGTGGTTTCGCAAGGTTTATCCCTGGATCCATCAAACCCGCCAGCCTCAGTATTCCAATTGGCTGCAGGCGACATTGGATATAAAATCTTCGGGGTCATCATGTGGGCGGCTGCCATCACCTCGGTCATCGGTGCTGCCTATACGTCGGTGTCGTTCATCAGAACCTTCAACCCAAAGCTGGAAAAATACCATAAGTGGTTGATCGTTGGCTTCATTTCCGTATCCACATTTGTTTTCGTATCAATAGGAAAACCGGTAAGTGTATTGATCCTTGCTGGGGCTTTGAATGGATTGATTTTGCCGATTTCACTTGGTGTAATGCTGATTGCAGCATATAACCGGAAAATTGTCGGGGACTACAAACATCCTTTATGGTTGACTGTTTTTGGAGGAGTCATCGTAATTGCCATGTCTTACATGGGTATCATCACGATGATCGATCAACTGCCGCAATTATTCCAATAA
- a CDS encoding permease — translation MFQQSTRENILIFLLFSLFLFGFMFMEEIKNSAIPLEIPGSLIDLNTIFLSIVLEAFPFLLLGVFVSALIQSFVSEETIKRFTPKKGYIALVPATVMAALFPVCECAIIPVVRRLIKKGMPLHIGVVFLVAAPILNPVVFLSTFYAFRSDMTVVYARMGLGFILAIIIGGIVYTIFKNKDMLKTVENHTHAHSHQNGSEPSKWKLTMYHMSDEFFDTGKFLLFGALLASAFQAFVSREFIASIGTEAWSSSLIMMAFAYLVSLCSEADAFVAVSFQSTFSTASIVAFLVYGPMLDIKNTLMLLAYFKKKFVLTLMAVITVTVFIAILLFQLLFL, via the coding sequence ATGTTTCAACAATCTACCCGCGAAAACATATTGATCTTTCTATTATTCTCTCTTTTTCTTTTTGGCTTCATGTTTATGGAGGAAATCAAGAACTCGGCCATTCCTTTGGAGATTCCCGGTAGTCTGATAGACTTGAATACGATCTTTTTAAGCATCGTTCTGGAAGCTTTCCCGTTCCTGCTTTTAGGTGTATTCGTATCTGCCCTTATCCAATCGTTCGTGTCTGAGGAAACCATCAAGCGTTTCACCCCGAAAAAAGGATACATTGCGTTGGTACCGGCAACTGTGATGGCTGCGCTTTTTCCTGTTTGTGAATGTGCTATCATCCCTGTGGTCAGACGGCTGATCAAGAAAGGCATGCCTTTACATATCGGTGTCGTCTTCCTTGTTGCCGCTCCAATTCTGAATCCCGTGGTCTTCTTATCTACCTTTTATGCATTCCGATCAGATATGACTGTCGTTTATGCACGTATGGGGCTAGGATTCATTTTAGCAATCATCATCGGAGGAATCGTTTATACTATTTTCAAGAATAAAGATATGCTAAAAACAGTCGAAAACCATACACATGCTCATTCACATCAAAATGGTTCTGAACCATCCAAATGGAAGCTGACGATGTACCATATGTCTGATGAATTCTTTGATACTGGTAAATTTTTATTATTCGGTGCTTTGCTCGCAAGTGCGTTCCAAGCCTTCGTTAGTCGTGAGTTTATCGCGTCGATTGGGACAGAAGCCTGGTCCTCAAGTTTGATCATGATGGCATTTGCTTACCTTGTATCGCTCTGTTCAGAGGCAGACGCATTTGTGGCCGTTTCATTCCAATCAACTTTCAGTACAGCTTCAATTGTCGCTTTCTTAGTTTATGGTCCGATGCTTGACATTAAAAACACGTTGATGCTTCTCGCTTATTTTAAGAAGAAATTCGTCCTCACTCTTATGGCGGTCATTACCGTAACCGTGTTTATTGCAATTCTGTTGTTCCAACTATTATTCTTGTAG
- a CDS encoding LamB/YcsF family protein yields the protein MNTVDLNCDLGESFGTYVKGSDEAILDYVTSANIACGFHAGDPSVMRKTVKMAMEKNVAIGAHPGLQDLVGFGRREMKISSEEAYDLVTYQIGALYGFVRSEGCVMQHVKPHGALYNMAAKDPALAEAIAEAVYGIDPELILFGLSGSELIKAGEKTGIRTASEVFSDRTYQEDGSLTSRKLVNALIEEEEKSLQQVVTMVKERKVTCLQGIDIPIEADTICIHGDGASALSFARNIRTGLKEAGITIEKVGMTNK from the coding sequence ATGAATACAGTAGATTTGAATTGTGATTTAGGAGAAAGCTTCGGAACCTATGTAAAGGGATCTGATGAAGCAATCCTTGATTACGTGACTTCAGCGAATATCGCATGCGGGTTTCATGCTGGTGATCCTTCAGTCATGCGGAAGACCGTCAAAATGGCAATGGAGAAGAACGTTGCGATCGGAGCGCATCCTGGACTTCAGGACCTTGTGGGATTCGGTAGGCGTGAGATGAAGATTTCCTCAGAAGAAGCCTATGACCTAGTCACCTATCAGATCGGTGCTCTTTATGGGTTTGTTCGTTCTGAAGGCTGTGTCATGCAACATGTAAAACCGCACGGGGCTCTTTACAATATGGCGGCGAAAGACCCAGCGCTTGCTGAGGCAATTGCTGAAGCGGTTTATGGCATCGATCCAGAATTGATTCTCTTCGGATTATCTGGAAGTGAGTTGATCAAAGCTGGTGAAAAGACAGGGATCCGGACAGCCAGCGAGGTTTTTTCAGATCGAACCTACCAAGAGGACGGTTCGCTGACTTCCCGGAAACTTGTGAATGCATTGATTGAAGAGGAGGAGAAATCCCTTCAGCAAGTGGTCACGATGGTAAAGGAACGTAAGGTGACGTGCCTACAGGGAATTGATATCCCAATTGAAGCGGACACTATTTGTATTCATGGAGATGGGGCAAGCGCCCTCTCATTTGCCCGAAACATCAGGACTGGATTGAAAGAAGCAGGAATCACCATAGAAAAGGTTGGAATGACCAACAAATAG
- a CDS encoding GNAT family N-acetyltransferase, translated as MFIFPIDEDLSLKLLEKKDIPELFTLVDQSRNYLREWLPWVDGMEKEEDYEPVIEMWLKQFAEGDGFQVGIIHKEKLVGMIGYHQIDRRNLKTSIGYWLAEGHQGKGIMTKATKALVEHAFKTFHLNRVEIQCGLKNTKSQAIPERLGFVKEGVMRDAEYLYDHFHDCVLYSMLKRDYK; from the coding sequence GAAAAAAAGGACATACCAGAATTATTCACCCTTGTTGATCAATCTCGCAACTATTTGAGAGAATGGCTGCCATGGGTGGACGGCATGGAAAAGGAAGAAGATTATGAGCCTGTCATAGAGATGTGGCTGAAACAATTTGCTGAAGGTGATGGCTTCCAGGTTGGCATCATTCATAAGGAGAAACTGGTGGGAATGATCGGCTATCATCAAATTGACCGCAGGAACCTGAAAACCTCCATCGGATACTGGCTAGCTGAAGGACATCAAGGGAAAGGCATCATGACAAAAGCAACGAAAGCCCTTGTCGAGCATGCCTTCAAAACATTCCATCTGAACCGTGTCGAGATCCAATGCGGATTGAAAAATACAAAGAGTCAAGCGATTCCCGAGCGATTAGGGTTTGTAAAAGAAGGGGTAATGAGAGATGCAGAATATCTTTACGACCACTTTCATGACTGTGTGTTATACAGCATGCTGAAACGGGATTATAAATAA
- the sugE gene encoding quaternary ammonium compound efflux SMR transporter SugE, with the protein MAWIYLLIAGVFEVVWAIGLKYTEGFSRLVPSIITVIGMIISFYFLSIAIKALPIGTAYAVWTGIGALGTVLLGILLFNEPKDFMRILFLGMILVGIIGLKFTSSS; encoded by the coding sequence ATGGCATGGATTTATCTGCTTATTGCAGGGGTCTTTGAGGTGGTCTGGGCAATCGGTTTGAAGTATACAGAAGGTTTCAGCCGTTTGGTACCCTCTATCATAACAGTCATCGGAATGATCATAAGCTTTTATTTTCTATCGATTGCGATCAAAGCCCTGCCGATCGGGACCGCCTATGCAGTTTGGACAGGAATCGGGGCGCTCGGTACAGTTTTACTGGGGATCTTGCTTTTTAACGAGCCGAAAGACTTTATGAGAATTCTCTTTTTAGGGATGATTTTGGTCGGTATCATCGGCTTGAAATTCACATCTTCTTCTTAA
- a CDS encoding IclR family transcriptional regulator has protein sequence MKEKNTTVIKAMELLSLFKANKSLSLPQLSKLTSMPKTTVYRMVLSLEETGFLKKNRHGEYELGLGFLQYGQLVKERMDIRKAAIPIMRQLKDELGEAVNLIVREHYEAIYIEKIETDKPVRVFTGIGRSAPLYAGACPRVLLAFLPEEERDHYIETIKLQPIASGTLTDKKALRQVLAETRSKGYTVSHSELHDDSSAIAAPIYGHDDQIFAGLSIVGPENRFRNPDKITHLTEQVKQAAYEISKSIGWNG, from the coding sequence ATGAAAGAAAAGAATACAACAGTCATCAAAGCGATGGAATTATTGAGCCTTTTTAAAGCCAACAAATCACTTTCTCTTCCACAATTGAGCAAACTTACCTCGATGCCGAAAACGACCGTCTATCGTATGGTTCTATCATTAGAAGAAACAGGATTCCTCAAAAAAAATCGTCATGGAGAATATGAATTAGGTTTAGGTTTTCTCCAATATGGACAGTTAGTCAAAGAGCGCATGGATATTCGCAAGGCTGCAATCCCAATCATGAGGCAGCTGAAGGACGAGCTTGGGGAAGCCGTCAATTTGATTGTCCGAGAACATTATGAAGCCATCTATATTGAAAAAATCGAGACAGATAAACCGGTGAGGGTTTTTACCGGAATCGGACGCAGTGCCCCGTTATATGCAGGCGCATGCCCGCGAGTTCTATTAGCTTTTTTGCCTGAAGAAGAAAGAGATCACTATATCGAAACGATAAAATTACAGCCTATCGCTTCAGGAACGCTTACAGACAAAAAAGCGTTGAGGCAAGTGTTAGCCGAGACGAGGTCCAAAGGTTATACAGTGAGCCATTCTGAATTGCATGATGATTCCTCAGCGATTGCGGCACCGATTTACGGTCATGATGATCAGATTTTTGCTGGCCTCAGTATAGTGGGACCTGAAAATCGTTTTCGAAATCCTGACAAGATTACACATTTGACAGAGCAAGTGAAGCAAGCAGCCTATGAAATCTCAAAATCGATCGGATGGAATGGCTGA
- a CDS encoding metal ABC transporter solute-binding protein, Zn/Mn family has translation MKQIITVLFTVLILTACGQSTQTSQGGAGEEKLQVMTTLFPLKDFTERIGGEHVEVESVLPPGVDAHSFEPTPKTMISLAESDLFIYNGAGLEGFADSAVKTLKNDDVKILEATNGIDLQAFSHEDHDHANEHNDDHHEEADHESHESKENSEHEHSESEGEHPEGEENKEDDHKHGDIDHHVWLDPILAIELAENIKNQLIEIKPERKEEFEKNFEKLQADLIELDQTFQKTIEAADKKEILVSHSAYGYWESRYGIEQLSVSGLSPTNEPTQKQTKKLLEESKAHDIQYILFEQNVNTKPANAIKNQLDLDILYLHNLSVLTEEDISKKEDYFSLMERNIKTLEKALNN, from the coding sequence ATGAAGCAAATCATAACAGTATTATTCACTGTCCTTATATTGACTGCCTGTGGTCAAAGTACTCAGACATCACAAGGTGGAGCTGGGGAGGAAAAATTACAAGTGATGACCACATTATTTCCATTAAAAGATTTTACTGAAAGAATCGGTGGGGAGCATGTAGAAGTAGAAAGTGTATTGCCTCCAGGTGTCGATGCCCATTCATTTGAACCCACCCCAAAAACGATGATTTCTCTAGCTGAAAGTGATCTCTTTATTTATAATGGAGCTGGCTTAGAAGGATTTGCAGATTCGGCGGTGAAAACGTTGAAAAATGATGACGTAAAAATCCTTGAAGCAACCAACGGTATAGATCTCCAAGCTTTCAGCCATGAAGATCACGACCATGCAAATGAACACAACGATGATCACCATGAAGAAGCCGATCACGAAAGTCATGAAAGCAAGGAAAATTCAGAGCATGAACATAGTGAATCAGAAGGAGAACACCCAGAAGGGGAAGAAAATAAAGAGGATGATCATAAGCATGGGGATATCGACCACCATGTCTGGCTCGATCCAATATTAGCCATCGAGCTTGCTGAAAACATCAAGAACCAGCTTATCGAGATAAAACCCGAGAGAAAAGAAGAATTCGAGAAAAATTTTGAAAAATTGCAGGCAGATCTGATTGAACTGGATCAAACATTCCAGAAGACCATTGAAGCTGCTGATAAGAAAGAAATCCTTGTTTCCCATTCGGCTTACGGTTACTGGGAAAGCCGATATGGAATTGAGCAGCTGAGTGTCTCAGGGTTATCCCCGACGAACGAACCAACTCAAAAGCAAACCAAGAAATTGTTGGAAGAGTCAAAAGCACATGATATCCAATATATCCTGTTCGAGCAGAACGTGAATACAAAACCAGCAAATGCAATTAAAAATCAACTGGACTTAGACATCCTTTATCTTCACAATCTTTCCGTTTTGACTGAAGAGGACATTTCAAAAAAGGAAGATTATTTCTCTTTGATGGAACGGAATATCAAAACGTTGGAAAAAGCCCTGAATAATTAA
- a CDS encoding TIGR03943 family protein — MNNQFYVNLRSIILFGFAFLMSALIYTGQIQYYIAPQMMKFMYFATVTFFVLGIIQLFRSEDSEEHCLCGHDHQETRHPFMRFIVYSLFILPLMTGFVFPEKVLDSSMAQKKGVSLNGSVKPKGQQAPQENSDSSTPNADEFLEDPEGYMEELEDEVSETSSTPTNDDGIYDYDEYYADIADEYKNKDKIIVTDDNYATLVDTLSIFLNEFQGKTIEIEGFVYRESDMNQDEFVIARFMMTCCSADTSVIGTMAKGTELHTIEDDQWVRVTGSISKTKYNDSTIPLIQVTDVERIESPESPYVYQDIGIFN; from the coding sequence GTGAACAATCAATTTTATGTCAATCTTCGGTCTATCATTCTATTTGGCTTTGCATTTTTGATGAGTGCTCTTATCTATACCGGCCAAATTCAGTATTATATCGCTCCTCAAATGATGAAATTCATGTATTTTGCAACGGTTACGTTCTTTGTGCTGGGGATCATCCAATTGTTCCGTTCAGAGGATTCAGAAGAGCATTGCCTCTGCGGGCATGACCATCAAGAAACAAGGCATCCATTCATGCGGTTCATCGTCTATTCGCTATTCATCTTACCTCTTATGACTGGGTTCGTTTTCCCTGAAAAAGTTTTGGATAGTTCAATGGCTCAGAAAAAAGGGGTTTCCCTTAACGGCAGTGTAAAGCCTAAAGGCCAACAAGCCCCACAGGAAAACTCTGATAGTTCCACCCCTAATGCGGACGAATTCCTTGAGGATCCAGAAGGATATATGGAAGAGTTGGAGGATGAAGTTTCCGAAACTTCATCCACTCCTACGAACGATGATGGAATATATGATTACGATGAGTATTATGCTGATATCGCGGATGAATATAAAAATAAAGATAAAATCATCGTAACTGATGATAACTATGCAACCCTGGTGGATACTCTCAGCATATTTCTAAATGAGTTCCAGGGTAAAACAATCGAAATCGAAGGCTTTGTTTATCGGGAGAGTGATATGAATCAGGATGAATTCGTGATTGCCCGATTTATGATGACTTGTTGTTCCGCGGATACTTCTGTAATCGGCACGATGGCAAAAGGTACTGAACTGCATACGATTGAAGATGATCAATGGGTAAGAGTGACAGGATCAATTTCTAAAACGAAATATAATGATTCTACCATTCCTTTGATACAAGTGACTGATGTGGAACGGATTGAAAGCCCTGAATCTCCTTATGTTTATCAAGACATTGGAATTTTCAACTAA
- a CDS encoding biotin-dependent carboxyltransferase family protein, whose product MKIVKPGLQTTVQDAGRYGYQRYGVIVSGAMDQLAYRIGNLLVGNSNNEAAIEMTMKGPEIKLQEDTVITMTGGDFSPKINGEPVKMWRPIYVKAGTVLKFGACTAGCRSYLAVAGGIDVPVIMNSRSTYIRAEIGGFEGRALDAGDCLKIGERSEKANHILQQLSDPDQSYVESDWFSASEWSTEAEKHDILRVIPGREWDNFTKETQAKFTSTEFELTPQSDRMGFRFKGERLELSDQVEMISEAVTFGTIQVPSEGNLIALLADRQTTGGYPKIAQIASVDYSKVAQLKPGEKVRFKLITHPEAETLYLEQERHLQQLEQGISLKLREGGLNQ is encoded by the coding sequence ATGAAGATTGTAAAACCGGGACTGCAGACGACAGTTCAGGATGCTGGACGCTATGGATATCAACGTTACGGCGTGATTGTAAGCGGTGCGATGGACCAGCTGGCCTATCGAATCGGGAATCTTTTAGTAGGAAACAGTAACAACGAAGCCGCTATCGAAATGACAATGAAAGGACCTGAAATCAAGTTGCAGGAAGATACGGTGATCACAATGACGGGTGGAGACTTTTCTCCGAAGATAAATGGGGAGCCAGTGAAAATGTGGCGTCCGATCTATGTTAAAGCCGGGACTGTGTTAAAGTTTGGAGCCTGTACGGCAGGATGTCGCTCATACCTGGCAGTCGCTGGCGGAATTGATGTGCCAGTGATCATGAACAGCCGTTCCACATATATCCGCGCTGAAATCGGAGGTTTTGAAGGCAGGGCATTGGACGCCGGAGACTGTTTGAAAATAGGAGAAAGAAGTGAGAAGGCGAATCATATTCTCCAACAGCTTTCAGATCCTGACCAGTCTTACGTAGAATCAGATTGGTTTTCAGCTTCAGAGTGGAGTACAGAAGCGGAGAAGCACGACATTCTCCGTGTCATTCCTGGCCGGGAATGGGACAATTTTACGAAAGAAACTCAGGCCAAATTTACAAGTACTGAGTTTGAGCTGACTCCTCAATCGGATCGGATGGGCTTCCGGTTCAAGGGTGAGCGGTTAGAGCTTTCAGATCAGGTAGAAATGATTTCGGAAGCGGTTACGTTCGGAACGATCCAGGTACCTTCAGAAGGGAATTTGATCGCACTGTTAGCAGATCGCCAGACAACTGGAGGTTATCCGAAAATTGCCCAGATCGCTTCAGTTGATTATTCAAAGGTCGCACAGCTGAAACCAGGGGAGAAAGTCAGATTCAAGCTCATCACCCATCCTGAGGCTGAAACGTTGTATCTTGAGCAGGAACGACATTTGCAACAGCTTGAACAAGGAATTTCTTTGAAGCTGAGAGAAGGAGGGCTCAACCAATGA
- the pxpB gene encoding 5-oxoprolinase subunit PxpB translates to MKYELHPLGDSAVIIHLDDKITEETHILVRNISIFLEEQPLPGMVEFVPAFTSVTVFYDPLNVLHESKEQKKKSPYELVCHAIEQALTRIGAENEGETRTVEIPVCYGGELGPDLEFVAKHNNLTKEEVIDIHTEADYLVYMIGFAPGFPYLGGMSEKIAAPRKESPRLKIPEGSVGIAGSQTGIYPIETPGGWQLIGQTPLKLFDIKQDPPTLLRAGDKIRFHPISSEEFEKLKGEQG, encoded by the coding sequence TTGAAGTATGAACTACATCCTCTAGGGGATTCGGCGGTCATTATACATCTTGATGATAAAATTACTGAAGAAACTCATATTCTTGTACGGAATATCTCGATTTTCCTCGAGGAACAACCACTGCCTGGAATGGTTGAATTCGTTCCAGCTTTTACAAGTGTCACGGTCTTTTATGATCCACTCAATGTACTTCACGAAAGTAAAGAGCAAAAAAAGAAATCTCCATATGAATTGGTATGTCATGCAATTGAACAAGCATTGACTCGGATTGGAGCAGAAAACGAAGGCGAAACCAGGACTGTAGAAATACCAGTTTGTTATGGTGGAGAACTCGGTCCAGATTTGGAATTTGTCGCTAAACATAACAACCTCACCAAAGAGGAAGTCATTGACATCCACACGGAAGCAGACTATCTGGTGTATATGATAGGTTTCGCGCCGGGCTTCCCATATTTAGGAGGTATGTCTGAAAAAATTGCAGCACCTCGGAAGGAGTCCCCTCGTTTGAAAATACCTGAGGGCTCTGTCGGTATTGCAGGTTCTCAAACTGGAATCTATCCGATCGAAACTCCTGGCGGCTGGCAATTGATCGGGCAAACACCGCTGAAACTGTTTGATATTAAACAAGACCCGCCGACATTATTACGGGCTGGGGATAAAATACGTTTTCATCCAATTTCATCAGAGGAATTCGAGAAATTGAAGGGGGAACAGGGATGA
- a CDS encoding DinB family protein — protein sequence MTKTEIIQRYVRFNQWVQSLESLSDDEWLSPIKPGKWSIAEIIAHLTYWDRYFLKERYPKIKAGARLPRSIDVHVMNQRASLYAKNGVSKKEIIKEFLETRDLMIKAIHSRTEEELDATFYDRGYPDTLRKCLISFCEHDRHHKHQIEDSLQKTPEVEEMN from the coding sequence ATGACTAAAACAGAGATTATCCAGAGGTATGTACGATTCAATCAGTGGGTACAGAGTCTTGAATCTCTGAGTGATGATGAATGGTTGAGCCCGATCAAGCCTGGGAAATGGTCGATTGCAGAAATTATTGCTCATCTTACTTATTGGGATCGGTACTTTTTAAAAGAAAGATACCCAAAAATAAAAGCAGGAGCAAGATTGCCGAGGTCCATCGATGTCCACGTCATGAATCAGAGAGCTTCCCTGTATGCAAAGAATGGTGTATCCAAAAAGGAAATCATCAAAGAATTTCTGGAAACAAGAGACTTGATGATCAAAGCGATCCATTCACGTACAGAGGAAGAACTCGATGCCACCTTCTATGATCGGGGATACCCGGACACCTTAAGAAAATGCCTGATCAGTTTCTGTGAGCATGATCGCCACCACAAGCATCAAATTGAAGATTCCCTGCAAAAAACCCCCGAAGTAGAAGAGATGAATTGA